The following coding sequences lie in one Falsibacillus albus genomic window:
- a CDS encoding G5 and 3D domain-containing protein, whose amino-acid sequence MKIINMKNLFSKSISKKKWAIISSSLLVFLTVTGILFFEGTKKTVALTLDGEKKIIKTHANTIADILKNQKISVRSEDYLFPSGNTKVKDNLSVVWEPAKQVQLTVGDHKKKVWTTANTVQELLLEEHVDLGEHDKIHPGVQSKIKDNMNINIDNAFAFTLVDGGKKKKVWSTSTTVADFLEQHGIKLKTLDRVQPNLKQELQPEDVVNIVRVEKVTDVVEEPTDFAVVTKKDPKLAKGKKKVVHEGKKGAVSKKYEVVKENGKEVSRKLLSTKKVRDSEDKVVAVGTKVFTAMASRGKPEGGGKEFFVNSTAYTANCNGCSGHTATGINLKSNPNAKVIAVDPSVIPLGTKVYVEGYGYAVAADTGSAINGYKIDVFFSSKSQAYHWGRKRVRIKILN is encoded by the coding sequence ATGAAGATCATTAACATGAAAAACCTGTTTTCCAAATCGATAAGTAAGAAGAAGTGGGCAATCATTTCTAGTAGTTTACTAGTCTTTCTCACAGTCACTGGAATCTTATTTTTTGAAGGAACAAAAAAGACTGTGGCACTCACTCTTGATGGCGAAAAGAAAATTATTAAGACACACGCAAACACCATAGCAGATATATTAAAAAACCAAAAAATTTCTGTTCGCTCAGAAGATTACTTATTCCCCTCGGGAAACACCAAGGTGAAAGATAACCTTAGTGTGGTGTGGGAGCCGGCAAAACAGGTACAATTGACAGTTGGGGATCATAAGAAAAAGGTTTGGACTACCGCAAATACGGTGCAAGAGCTTTTACTGGAAGAACATGTGGATTTGGGAGAACATGATAAAATCCATCCGGGTGTTCAATCGAAGATCAAAGACAACATGAATATCAATATTGATAATGCATTTGCATTTACTTTAGTGGATGGTGGGAAAAAGAAAAAGGTTTGGTCCACTTCGACTACGGTCGCTGACTTTTTAGAGCAACATGGAATAAAACTCAAAACTTTAGATCGAGTTCAACCCAATCTAAAACAAGAGTTGCAGCCTGAAGATGTCGTAAATATCGTACGAGTTGAAAAAGTCACCGATGTAGTGGAAGAACCCACGGATTTTGCCGTTGTCACAAAGAAAGACCCGAAATTGGCAAAAGGCAAGAAAAAAGTTGTTCATGAAGGTAAAAAGGGTGCAGTCTCCAAAAAATATGAAGTGGTTAAAGAAAATGGCAAAGAGGTTTCCAGAAAGCTGTTAAGCACAAAGAAAGTCCGTGATAGCGAAGACAAAGTGGTAGCTGTCGGGACAAAAGTATTTACAGCGATGGCATCTCGCGGAAAGCCAGAAGGCGGAGGCAAAGAGTTCTTCGTCAATTCCACAGCATATACAGCTAATTGCAACGGATGCTCAGGGCATACTGCCACTGGCATCAATTTGAAATCGAATCCAAATGCAAAAGTTATTGCAGTCGATCCAAGTGTCATCCCATTAGGAACAAAAGTTTACGTTGAAGGCTATGGTTATGCAGTTGCAGCAGACACAGGCTCTGCTATAAATGGTTATAAAATCGATGTTTTCTTCTCATCGAAATCCCAAGCATATCATTGGGGAAGAAAGCGGGTCAGA